A genomic window from Meleagris gallopavo isolate NT-WF06-2002-E0010 breed Aviagen turkey brand Nicholas breeding stock chromosome 23, Turkey_5.1, whole genome shotgun sequence includes:
- the HES4 gene encoding LOW QUALITY PROTEIN: transcription factor HES-4 (The sequence of the model RefSeq protein was modified relative to this genomic sequence to represent the inferred CDS: inserted 1 base in 1 codon; deleted 1 base in 1 codon): protein CALCPQSSKPIMEKRRRARINESLGQLKMLILDALKKDSSRHSKLEKADILEMTVKHLRNLQRAQMAAALSADPSVLGKYRAGFNECMNEVTRFLSTCEGVNADVRARLLGHLSACLGQIVAMNYLPPPPAGQPAHLAQPLHVQLPPTTTGAVPVPCKLEPTEALSPKVYGGFQLVPATDGQFAFLIPNPTFPPGSGPVIPLYANANVPVSTXWRLWERIQHPISIPCAGFDIIWAQVVPASQAGSPIAERRESVWRPW from the exons TGTGCGCTGTGCCCGCAGTCCTCCAAACCCATCATGGAGAAGCGACGGCGGGCGCGCATCAACGAGAGCCTGGGACAGCTGAAGATGCTCATCCTGGACGCGCTGAAAAAAGAC AGCTCACGGCACTCCAAGCTGGAGAAGGCTGACATCCTGGAGATGACGGTGAAGCACCTGAGGAACCTCCAGAGGGCACAGATGGCCG ctgctctcagtgctgaCCCCAGCGTGCTGGGCAAATACCGGGCTGGTTTCAATGAGTGCATGAACGAGGTGACGAGGTTCCTGTCCACGTGTGAGGGGGTGAATGCTGATGTGCGAGCCCGCCTGCTGGGCCACCTCTCTGCTTGCCTGGGGCAGATCGTGGCCATGAACTACCTGCCACCCCCTCCTGCTGGCCAACCTGCACATCTGGCTCAACCTCTGCACGTCCAACTGCCTCCTACCACCACCGGAGCGGTGCCGGTGCCGTGCAAGCTGGAACCAACCGAAGCTCTTTCCCCTAAAGTCTATGGGGGTTTTCAGCTCGTTCCAGCCACCGATGGTCAATTTGCCTTCCTCATCCCCAACCCGACGTTCCCACCTGGCTCTGGACCGGTTATCCCACTCTACGCCAACGCCAACGTCCCAGTGTCCA AGTGGAGGCTCTGGGAACGCATCCAGCACCCCATCAGCATCCCCTGTGCAGGGTTTGACATCATTTGGGCACAG GTGGTGCCCGCATCCCAGGCAGGCAGCCCTATTGCTGAGCGCAGGGAGTCCGTCTGGAGGCCGTGGTGA